ATTATATAGAGTTTTAATATATCATGAAATATACTATACATATTCCATGTTTAATTACTTATTACTTGTATTCTTGGCCTGATAATAAGGATTAATAAATTTCCTGCCACTTACATAAAACTTGATAATCCATCTCCCTCTTTTAACATTGAAGTAGGGCATAGGGAGTTGAATTGGGGCACCGTGTATGGTCCTTGCAATAAGCTCTTGCTGATAACTTTATATGCTGCTTCCGTTAAGTGTAATCCATCCCAATTAGCATATGTATATGGTTTAGAACAGACAGTTGATGTTGGGTTTGCACATAGTATTAAATCGTTATAGTTAAATGTCCCTCCACCTCCACAACATGCTTTTAGAGCTCCATTTTCAAATCCTGTAACGTATCAAAATATTGTTAGCATTAGTCAAGACATGTAAACCATTTTATCCACATGCGTTAATTAATATTGTGATGTTATTTCTCCCTGTATAATAGAGATATGCATGTGATGTACCATATTTTTCTGGGGAACGAAAAAATTGCATGGCTGCATTGTAATAGTCAGCATAGATGATATTGGTATCAGGATGAAGTTCTTGAACTTGGTTTAATTTTGTCACTAGAAGTTTATTGTGGTACTCCGCAAACTTGTTAAATTGTATAAGGCAACCAGTTAAATTATCATATTTTGTAGAATCAAAGCTATTGTACAATGTTAAATATGCTGCAGAACATCCAATTGGTAGGTTTCCTGGCACAAGTACTGTCTTGGCCCCCATCTCAACAAGTTCCTGTTTTTACACTTTAAGTATGAAGTTAAGCCACTCTTATGATAATTCTCGTGATATTGCTTATacaaaaaaatcaagggaaaacaAAAATGTTCATCTTGTGTGTATTCTTACATTAATCGTTGAGATAATGGTCTCGACAACAAATGGAACATATGTTCCAACCTCATCGATGGATTTCCCAGCAAGTAAGGCGTGGTTATAATCGTTTCCTCCAATCTCACCCATGAGAAATAAGGAATGTTCGATTAGGTGACTACAATCTGCATAATTGAGAGACGATTAAATATGAGATCAAATTCTTAATAATAATTTCACTGATACGGATGTATTATtaattgttatgttttatattttttctgTGTTTTGTTGTATACTTAACAATTATACTATTTTTTATAATCAACATTATATCTTGTCCAAGATAAATGATTTTCTTCACATTAATTTAAACTCATTTATTCATTATTTCTCACAAAATAATGTTAGATAATTCTCAACAGCTACATGATATTTTTTTCctatttatttttaacaaaaatataatatatatgtaaaaatatataaattttattaaatgtAATCATTTTCttacatataaacataaacataattttGTTAGTTAAAAGTGATATTCAATAAAATAATTCATAATCTGTAGTATTCATGCTTATTCATTTTAATACCGCAATAAAAAAGACTATTCTTTTGGTTTTATTTTTATGACAAGTTAATATAAAACTCTTTCATCATCTATTTACCTTATTGATTTAAATATAGTGTTAATTTTAATGGCAATTTAACTACTAGTCTACTACATGTTTAATAcaaattttatttctttttaaaattaaCAAAATAGTAGTAtatcatatattttaaaaaattcattaatttagtttAAATATAGTCCTAATTTTAATGGCTATTTAACTACTACTTGTTTAATacaaaatttatttcattttaaaattaacaAAATAGTAGCATATCATATGAATTTAAAAAAGAATAAACAATAGATACATAGATTTTTATTAAACAtcataaaattttatcaaattttTGTTTACAAAGATACTATTGTTCTAAAATAAATAACCATGTCTGAAATTTATTTTAATCATTCATAGTTATTTTATTAACATTAAAATTATGTAAGAAGATAAGAATGAACTGATTAGGGCATATTATTTAGTTTTGTTTCTGTgagttttttctttgttttaattatttagtctttaaaaattaaaacaaattccAAATGTTAAGAGGTAGCATCTTAGTTATTAAtagaattatattaaattaaaatttttatttaatcagatattacaaaaaaataaaagttatatatatcTTGAAAATAGTGGTCGATATTTGAAAAGAGCatcatcataaaaaaaaaaatcaaatgaatAGTGTTATAAGCTTTAACAAATTCAAATTTAAATTGAATATTTATATACtattgacaaaacttcaaaaatggtccctgtggttttcgaaaatatcaagtttagtccataaGTTCAAAAA
The genomic region above belongs to Lactuca sativa cultivar Salinas chromosome 4, Lsat_Salinas_v11, whole genome shotgun sequence and contains:
- the LOC111884784 gene encoding GDSL esterase/lipase At1g28570, yielding MANRSLSYTSFFTILQLLWSCTFYANGCYTSITSFGDSLADTGNLKQLTSELNQPPLHLFLPPYGETFFHEPTGRCSNGRLIIDFIAEYLNLPLVRPFFNGNGSMELGQGVNYAVAFATALNNSFLEARGVYNPITTNISLGVQLEWFKQSICANVSDCSHLIEHSLFLMGEIGGNDYNHALLAGKSIDEVGTYVPFVVETIISTINELVEMGAKTVLVPGNLPIGCSAAYLTLYNSFDSTKYDNLTGCLIQFNKFAEYHNKLLVTKLNQVQELHPDTNIIYADYYNAAMQFFRSPEKYGFENGALKACCGGGGTFNYNDLILCANPTSTVCSKPYTYANWDGLHLTEAAYKVISKSLLQGPYTVPQFNSLCPTSMLKEGDGLSSFITLISEKIGFCWCEAMLRCDRGKNKERIFISVL